In the Klebsiella aerogenes KCTC 2190 genome, one interval contains:
- the sbcB gene encoding exodeoxyribonuclease I, translating into MKNGEQQSFLFHDYETFGTSPSLDRPAQFAAIRTDSDLNVIGEPEVFYCKPADDYLPQPQAVMITGITPQEALAKGDNEAAFARRINDLFTVPKTCIVGYNNVRFDDEVSRNIFYRNFYDPYAWSWQHDNSRWDLLDVMRACYALRPEGINWPQNEDGLPSFRLEHLTVANGIEHSNAHDAMADVYATIAMAKLVKTHQPRLFDYLYSHRNKRKLATLIDVPQLKPLVHVSGMFGAARGNTSLVAPLAWHPDNRNAVIMVDLAGDMSPLLELDADTLRERLYTPRDELGYLPAAPIKLVHLNKCPVLAQANTLRPQDADRLGINTQRCLENAQLLRANPQVREKVVALYAEAEPFVPSDNVDAQLYNGFFSDADRAAMKIVLETEPRNLPALDITFADKRIERLLFNYRARNFPGTLDENEQQRWLEHRRNVFTPEFLQAYADELQVMYQQYADDSEKQALLKALWQYAQEIV; encoded by the coding sequence ATGAAAAATGGCGAACAACAATCCTTCCTCTTCCACGACTACGAAACCTTCGGTACCAGCCCTTCGCTCGACCGGCCGGCGCAGTTCGCCGCCATCCGTACCGATAGCGATCTGAATGTCATTGGCGAACCGGAAGTCTTCTACTGCAAGCCTGCGGACGACTACCTGCCGCAACCACAGGCGGTGATGATTACCGGAATTACGCCACAGGAAGCGCTGGCCAAAGGCGACAACGAGGCCGCTTTCGCCCGCCGCATCAACGATCTGTTCACGGTGCCGAAAACCTGTATCGTCGGCTACAACAATGTCCGCTTTGATGATGAAGTCAGCCGTAATATTTTTTACCGCAACTTTTACGATCCGTACGCCTGGAGCTGGCAGCATGATAATTCGCGCTGGGACCTGCTGGATGTGATGCGCGCCTGCTATGCCCTGCGCCCGGAAGGTATCAACTGGCCGCAAAATGAAGACGGTCTGCCAAGCTTCCGCCTTGAGCATCTGACCGTCGCGAATGGCATAGAGCATAGCAATGCCCACGATGCGATGGCCGATGTGTACGCCACTATCGCGATGGCGAAACTGGTGAAGACCCATCAGCCGCGCCTGTTTGACTATCTGTACAGTCATCGAAATAAACGCAAGCTGGCGACGTTAATCGACGTGCCGCAGTTGAAACCACTGGTCCACGTTTCCGGTATGTTCGGCGCCGCCCGCGGCAACACTAGCCTGGTCGCGCCGCTGGCCTGGCATCCGGATAACCGCAATGCGGTGATTATGGTTGACCTGGCGGGGGATATGTCGCCGTTGTTGGAGCTCGACGCCGATACATTGCGCGAGCGCCTGTATACTCCGCGAGACGAACTCGGCTATTTACCGGCAGCGCCAATTAAGCTGGTGCATTTAAACAAATGCCCGGTGCTGGCGCAGGCCAATACGTTGCGCCCGCAGGATGCCGACCGTTTAGGTATCAATACTCAGCGCTGTCTGGAGAACGCCCAACTGCTGCGCGCAAATCCGCAGGTACGTGAGAAAGTGGTGGCCCTGTATGCCGAAGCCGAACCGTTCGTGCCATCGGATAATGTTGACGCCCAACTGTACAACGGATTCTTTAGCGATGCCGATCGCGCGGCGATGAAGATAGTGCTGGAAACCGAACCGCGAAACCTGCCTGCGCTGGATATTACGTTTGCGGATAAACGCATTGAACGCCTGCTGTTTAACTACCGCGCGCGAAACTTCCCCGGTACGCTTGATGAAAACGAACAGCAGCGCTGGTTAGAGCACCGCCGTAACGTCTTTACGCCAGAGTTTTTGCAGGCCTATGCCGATGAACTGCAGGTGATGTATCAACAGTATGCTGACGATAGTGAAAAACAAGCCCTGTTGAAAGCGCTGTGGCAATATGCGCAGGAAATCGTTTAA
- the fusA gene encoding elongation factor G yields the protein MPRPIPLERYRNIGISAHIDAGKTTTTERILFYTGMSHKLGEVHDGAATTDWMAQEQERGITITSAAVSCFWPGMDRSFEPHRINIIDTPGHVDFTIEVERSMRVLDGAVMVYDSVGGVQPQSETVWRQANKYHVPRLAFVNKMDRPGADFFRVVQMMIDRLKANPVPIVIPIGAEEHFTGVVDLIKMRAILWDDATQGMTFSYAPVPDDLLPTAQEWREKMVSAAAEASDELMDKYLESGELSEAEIVAGLRKRTVGGEIQPVLCGSAFKNKGVQRMLDAVVELMPSPLDIPAIQGIDDKGQPAERHPSDDEPLSALAFKLMTDPYVGQLTFIRVYSGTLKKGDAVFNPVKGKKERIGRIVLMHANDRHEVDELHAGDIAACVGLKDVTTGDTLCDPDAVITLERMEFPEPVISLAIEPKTKADQEKMGSALQRLASEDPSFRLHTDEESGQTIISGMGELHLEIIVDRMKREFGVEANIGRPQVTYRETIRKTVKDVEGKFVRQSGGKGQYGHVVLTLEPLAAGSGFVFEDATKGGVVPREYIPSVEKGLREAMGTGVLAGYPVVDVKATLTFGSYHDVDSSEMAFRMAAIFGFKEGARKADPVILEPVMHVEVETPEEYAGNIMGDLSSRRGMVQGMEERFGSQIIRADVPLAEMFGYSTTLRSMSQGRATYSMEFHHYAEAPRNVADDIIASRAKS from the coding sequence ATGCCCCGACCCATCCCCCTCGAACGTTATCGCAACATCGGTATCTCCGCGCATATCGATGCCGGCAAAACCACCACCACTGAGCGCATTCTGTTTTACACCGGGATGAGCCATAAGCTGGGTGAAGTACACGATGGCGCGGCAACTACCGACTGGATGGCGCAGGAGCAGGAGCGTGGGATTACCATTACTTCCGCAGCGGTAAGCTGCTTCTGGCCCGGGATGGACCGCAGCTTTGAGCCCCATCGTATCAATATCATTGATACCCCGGGGCACGTGGACTTTACCATCGAAGTAGAACGTTCGATGCGCGTGCTGGACGGCGCGGTGATGGTCTATGACTCGGTCGGCGGCGTGCAGCCGCAGTCGGAGACCGTCTGGCGGCAGGCTAACAAGTATCACGTCCCGCGGTTGGCTTTCGTTAACAAAATGGACCGCCCGGGCGCCGATTTCTTCCGCGTGGTGCAAATGATGATCGATCGCCTGAAGGCCAATCCGGTGCCGATTGTTATCCCCATTGGCGCCGAAGAGCATTTCACCGGCGTCGTCGACCTGATAAAGATGCGGGCCATTCTGTGGGATGATGCAACGCAGGGGATGACGTTCAGCTATGCGCCTGTGCCTGATGACCTGCTGCCGACGGCTCAGGAGTGGCGGGAAAAAATGGTTTCGGCCGCGGCGGAAGCCAGTGATGAGCTGATGGATAAATATCTCGAAAGCGGCGAACTGAGCGAAGCGGAAATTGTGGCCGGGCTACGTAAACGCACGGTCGGCGGCGAAATCCAGCCGGTGCTCTGCGGCAGCGCCTTTAAAAATAAAGGCGTGCAGCGGATGCTCGATGCGGTCGTTGAGTTAATGCCGTCGCCGCTGGATATTCCGGCGATTCAGGGCATTGATGACAAGGGGCAACCGGCGGAGCGTCACCCGAGTGACGATGAGCCGCTGTCGGCGCTGGCGTTTAAACTCATGACCGATCCCTACGTCGGCCAGTTGACCTTTATTCGCGTCTATTCCGGGACGTTGAAAAAAGGCGATGCGGTCTTTAACCCGGTGAAGGGCAAGAAAGAGCGTATCGGGCGCATCGTGCTGATGCATGCCAACGATCGCCACGAAGTCGACGAGCTGCATGCCGGTGATATTGCCGCCTGTGTTGGTCTAAAAGATGTCACGACGGGCGATACGCTGTGCGATCCGGATGCGGTCATTACTCTTGAGCGTATGGAGTTCCCGGAACCGGTCATTTCGCTGGCGATTGAACCGAAGACCAAGGCCGACCAGGAGAAAATGGGCAGTGCGCTACAGCGGTTGGCTTCCGAAGATCCGTCGTTCCGCTTGCATACCGATGAAGAGTCCGGGCAGACGATTATCTCCGGGATGGGGGAGTTGCATCTGGAGATTATCGTCGACCGTATGAAACGCGAGTTCGGCGTTGAGGCGAATATTGGCCGTCCGCAGGTTACCTATCGGGAAACGATCCGTAAAACGGTGAAGGATGTGGAAGGCAAATTTGTGCGTCAGTCCGGCGGTAAGGGGCAGTATGGGCACGTCGTGCTGACCCTGGAGCCATTGGCGGCGGGGAGCGGCTTTGTGTTTGAAGATGCCACCAAAGGCGGGGTCGTACCGCGTGAATACATCCCTTCTGTGGAAAAAGGGCTGCGTGAAGCGATGGGCACCGGCGTGCTGGCGGGCTATCCGGTTGTCGACGTTAAAGCGACCCTGACGTTTGGTTCGTATCATGATGTCGACTCCTCCGAAATGGCGTTCCGTATGGCGGCGATTTTCGGCTTTAAGGAAGGGGCGCGAAAAGCGGACCCGGTGATCCTGGAGCCGGTGATGCACGTCGAGGTGGAGACGCCGGAAGAGTACGCCGGCAATATTATGGGCGATCTCTCTTCCCGTCGCGGAATGGTGCAGGGGATGGAGGAGCGTTTCGGTAGCCAGATTATTCGTGCCGATGTGCCGCTGGCCGAAATGTTCGGTTATTCCACCACGCTGCGCTCGATGTCGCAGGGTCGCGCGACCTATAGCATGGAGTTCCATCATTACGCAGAAGCGCCGCGTAACGTGGCCGACGATATCATCGCCAGCCGCGCGAAAAGTTAA
- a CDS encoding ArsR/SmtB family transcription factor, protein MIANHPEREQIRLENVLFALGNPLRLEIIRTLSDGSEQSCNALRKEDIAKSTMTHHWRVLRDSGVIWQRPQGRENLISLRRDDLDARFPGLLDTLLNVMRQEK, encoded by the coding sequence ATGATCGCCAATCACCCCGAACGTGAACAAATTCGCCTCGAAAATGTTCTTTTTGCCCTGGGCAACCCCTTGCGGCTGGAAATCATTCGCACGCTCTCCGACGGCAGCGAGCAGAGTTGTAACGCATTGCGCAAAGAAGATATCGCGAAATCCACCATGACTCACCACTGGCGGGTGCTGCGCGACAGCGGCGTGATCTGGCAACGTCCTCAGGGGCGGGAAAATCTCATTTCGCTTCGCCGCGACGATTTGGATGCCCGTTTTCCAGGGCTGTTGGATACGCTGCTTAATGTGATGCGACAGGAGAAGTAA
- the plaP gene encoding putrescine/proton symporter PlaP, with translation MSHNATPNTSRVELRKTLTLVPVVMMGLAYMQPMTLFDTFGIVSGMTDGHVPTAYAFALIAILFTALSYGKLVRRYPSAGSAYTYAQKSISPTVGFMVGWSSLLDYLFAPMINILLAKIYFEALVPSIPSWVFVIALVAFMTAFNLRSIKSVANFNTVIVVLQVVLIAVILGMVVYGVFEGEGAGTLASSRPFWSGDAHVIPMITGATILCFSFTGFDGISNLSEETKDAERVIPRAIFLTALIGGLIFIFATYFLQLYFPDISRFKDPDASQPEIMLYVAGKAFQVGALIFSTITVLASGMAAHAGVARLMYVMGRDGVFPKSFFGYVHPTWRTPAMNIILVGAIALLAINFDLVMATALINFGALVAFTFVNLSVISQFWIREKRNKTLKDHFQYLFLPMCGALTVGALWVNLEESSMILGLIWAGIGLIYLACVTKSFRNPVPQYEDVA, from the coding sequence ATGTCGCATAACGCTACTCCAAATACCTCTCGCGTGGAATTACGTAAAACCCTTACGTTAGTTCCGGTTGTAATGATGGGCTTGGCCTATATGCAGCCGATGACGCTGTTCGATACGTTTGGTATCGTCTCTGGTATGACCGACGGTCACGTGCCGACGGCCTACGCCTTTGCGTTAATCGCTATTCTTTTTACTGCGCTGAGCTACGGGAAGCTGGTTCGCCGTTATCCTTCCGCGGGTTCCGCGTATACCTACGCCCAGAAATCCATTAGCCCGACCGTAGGCTTCATGGTGGGTTGGTCCTCTCTGCTCGACTACCTGTTCGCGCCGATGATCAACATCCTGCTGGCGAAAATCTACTTTGAAGCGCTGGTGCCTTCGATTCCATCGTGGGTGTTTGTTATCGCGCTGGTCGCGTTCATGACCGCCTTTAACCTGCGCAGCATCAAGTCCGTCGCCAACTTCAACACCGTTATCGTGGTGCTGCAGGTGGTACTGATTGCCGTGATCCTCGGCATGGTGGTGTATGGCGTATTTGAAGGCGAGGGCGCCGGTACGCTGGCCAGCAGTCGTCCGTTCTGGTCCGGCGATGCGCACGTTATCCCGATGATTACCGGGGCGACGATTCTCTGCTTCTCATTTACCGGCTTTGACGGCATCAGCAATCTGTCTGAAGAGACCAAAGATGCAGAACGCGTTATTCCGCGCGCTATCTTCCTGACTGCGCTGATTGGCGGCCTGATCTTCATTTTTGCCACCTACTTCCTGCAGCTGTACTTCCCGGATATCTCGCGCTTTAAGGATCCGGATGCCTCACAGCCTGAAATTATGCTGTATGTGGCAGGTAAAGCCTTCCAGGTAGGCGCGCTGATCTTCTCCACCATCACCGTGCTGGCTTCCGGTATGGCGGCGCATGCTGGCGTTGCGCGTCTGATGTACGTGATGGGCCGTGATGGCGTATTCCCGAAAAGCTTCTTCGGCTACGTGCATCCGACCTGGCGCACCCCGGCGATGAACATCATCCTGGTTGGCGCGATCGCGCTGCTGGCGATTAACTTTGACCTGGTGATGGCGACTGCGCTGATTAACTTCGGTGCGCTGGTGGCGTTCACCTTCGTTAACCTGTCGGTTATCTCGCAGTTCTGGATCCGCGAGAAACGCAACAAGACGCTGAAAGACCACTTCCAGTATCTGTTCCTGCCGATGTGCGGCGCCCTGACCGTTGGCGCGCTGTGGGTTAACCTGGAAGAGAGCTCGATGATCCTGGGTCTGATCTGGGCCGGTATCGGTCTGATTTACCTGGCGTGCGTAACCAAAAGCTTCCGCAACCCGGTACCGCAGTACGAAGACGTTGCGTAA
- the yoeI gene encoding membrane protein YoeI, whose product MGQFFAYALAFAVKGDNYVA is encoded by the coding sequence ATGGGGCAATTTTTTGCTTACGCGCTGGCCTTCGCCGTAAAAGGGGATAACTATGTCGCATAA
- a CDS encoding LysR family transcriptional regulator, whose product MKPLLDVLVILDALEKEGSFAAASAKLYKTPSALSYTIHKLESDLNIQLLDRSGHRARFTGTGQMLLEKGRELLHTARELELQAIRLHQGWENTLTISVDMTFPFSLLTSLMEQFYQQRNVTRLQFTSAGGWDALAAGEVDMVLGALNEPPTLLGYGFSLLGDVDLCFVVAINHPLAQAKEPLNLRVLQRYRAIICNAGLLQSEKQESVTVYDMNSLLELVCAGLGWAYLPRYLAEAWLEKGKVVEKRISTPARLHRAWIGWNEDVFGLAAQWWLQAILANSAIRQIYNTKIV is encoded by the coding sequence ATGAAACCACTGCTGGATGTTCTCGTTATTCTTGATGCCTTAGAAAAAGAGGGGAGCTTTGCCGCGGCTTCGGCAAAGCTCTATAAAACCCCCTCGGCGCTGAGCTATACCATCCATAAATTAGAAAGCGATCTGAATATCCAACTGCTGGATCGCAGCGGTCATCGGGCGCGCTTTACTGGCACCGGGCAGATGCTGCTGGAGAAAGGACGTGAGCTACTCCATACCGCTCGCGAACTTGAGCTGCAGGCCATCAGGCTACATCAGGGCTGGGAAAATACCCTGACCATCAGTGTCGATATGACTTTTCCTTTCTCTCTTTTAACTTCACTGATGGAACAGTTTTATCAACAACGCAACGTGACCCGTTTGCAGTTCACTAGCGCTGGTGGTTGGGATGCTCTGGCGGCAGGCGAGGTCGACATGGTGCTGGGCGCGCTTAACGAGCCGCCAACGCTGTTGGGTTATGGTTTTAGTCTGCTTGGCGATGTGGATCTGTGTTTTGTGGTCGCGATTAATCATCCGCTGGCGCAGGCTAAGGAACCGTTGAATTTGCGGGTGTTACAGCGATATCGGGCGATTATTTGCAATGCCGGGTTGCTGCAAAGCGAAAAGCAGGAGAGTGTGACGGTTTATGATATGAATAGCCTGCTGGAGCTGGTTTGCGCCGGGCTGGGCTGGGCTTACCTGCCGCGCTATCTGGCAGAGGCCTGGCTGGAGAAGGGAAAAGTGGTCGAGAAACGTATTAGCACACCCGCGCGGCTGCATCGGGCATGGATTGGCTGGAATGAAGACGTTTTTGGCCTTGCCGCGCAATGGTGGTTACAAGCGATATTAGCAAATAGTGCTATTCGTCAGATCTACAATACTAAAATAGTATGA
- a CDS encoding SDR family oxidoreductase, translating to MKKVAIVGLGWLGMPLALSLRARGWHVTGSKTTQDGVEAARMCGIEGYPLRLEPQLICEAEDLDAMMNVDALVITLPARRTGPGEDFYLQAVQEIVDTALSRHIPRIIFTSSTSVYGNTEGTMKENSPRNPQTASGRVLKELEDWLHALPGTSVDILRLAGLVGPSRHPGRFFAGKSAPDGQHGVNLVHLQDVIAAIELLLQAPKGGHIYNICAPQHPARGVFYPQMARELGLPLPVFTDNPEGGKGKIIDGNRICYELGFEYQYPDPLVMPME from the coding sequence ATGAAAAAGGTCGCGATTGTCGGGTTAGGGTGGCTGGGCATGCCGCTTGCGTTGTCATTGCGCGCGCGCGGTTGGCATGTCACCGGCAGTAAAACGACGCAGGACGGCGTGGAGGCGGCGCGGATGTGCGGTATTGAAGGATATCCGCTGCGTCTTGAACCCCAGCTGATCTGTGAGGCTGAGGATCTGGACGCGATGATGAACGTCGATGCGCTGGTTATCACGTTACCTGCGCGGCGCACGGGCCCCGGGGAAGATTTTTATCTACAGGCGGTGCAGGAGATTGTTGATACCGCGCTCTCGCGGCATATTCCACGCATTATTTTTACCAGTTCGACCTCGGTTTATGGCAATACTGAAGGGACGATGAAGGAAAATTCGCCGCGCAATCCACAAACCGCCAGCGGCAGGGTACTGAAAGAGCTGGAAGACTGGCTGCATGCGTTGCCGGGCACCTCGGTGGATATTCTGCGTCTCGCCGGGTTGGTTGGGCCATCGCGCCATCCGGGCCGTTTCTTTGCCGGTAAATCGGCACCGGATGGCCAGCACGGGGTCAACCTGGTGCATCTGCAGGACGTTATTGCCGCGATTGAGCTATTGCTTCAGGCCCCGAAAGGCGGACACATCTATAATATATGTGCGCCGCAGCATCCGGCGCGCGGCGTCTTTTATCCGCAGATGGCCCGTGAACTTGGGCTGCCGTTACCGGTATTTACCGATAACCCGGAGGGGGGTAAAGGCAAAATCATTGATGGCAACCGGATATGCTATGAGCTTGGCTTTGAATACCAGTACCCCGATCCGCTGGTGATGCCAATGGAGTAA
- the hisL gene encoding his operon leader peptide produces MNSVQFKNHHHHHHPD; encoded by the coding sequence ATGAACAGCGTTCAATTTAAAAACCACCATCATCACCATCATCCTGACTAG
- the hisG gene encoding ATP phosphoribosyltransferase produces MLDNTRLRIAIQKSGRLSEDSRELLGRCGIKVNLHTQRLIALAENMPIDILRVRDDDIPGLVMDGVVDLGIIGENVLEEELLSRRAQGEDPRYFTLRRLDFGGCRLSLATPVDENWNGPAALDGKRIATSYPHLLKRYLDQKGISFKSCLLNGSVEVAPRAGLADAICDLVSTGATLEANGLREVEVIYRSKACLIQRDGEMDEAKQQLIDRLLTRIQGVIQARESKYIMMHAPTERLEEVVALLPGAERPTILPLAGDKQRVAMHMVSSETLFWETMEKLKALGASSILVLPIEKMME; encoded by the coding sequence ATGTTAGACAACACCCGTTTACGCATAGCTATTCAGAAATCCGGCCGTTTGAGTGAAGATTCACGCGAACTGCTTGGCCGCTGCGGCATTAAAGTCAACCTGCACACCCAGCGTCTGATCGCCCTTGCGGAAAACATGCCGATCGATATTCTGCGCGTTCGCGATGACGATATTCCGGGGCTGGTGATGGACGGCGTTGTCGACCTTGGCATTATCGGCGAGAACGTGCTGGAAGAAGAGCTGCTGAGCCGCCGCGCGCAGGGCGAAGACCCGCGCTATTTCACCCTGCGCCGTCTCGATTTTGGCGGATGCCGTCTGTCGCTGGCGACACCGGTGGATGAAAACTGGAATGGCCCGGCGGCGCTGGACGGCAAACGCATCGCCACCTCTTACCCGCACCTGTTAAAACGCTATCTCGATCAGAAAGGTATCTCCTTTAAATCCTGTCTGCTAAACGGTTCTGTCGAAGTCGCCCCGCGCGCTGGCCTTGCCGACGCCATCTGCGATCTCGTTTCTACCGGCGCAACCCTTGAAGCTAACGGCCTGCGCGAAGTTGAAGTTATTTATCGTTCCAAAGCCTGCCTGATCCAGCGTGACGGCGAGATGGACGAGGCGAAACAGCAGCTGATCGACCGTCTGCTGACCCGCATTCAGGGGGTTATCCAGGCCCGCGAATCGAAATACATCATGATGCACGCGCCGACCGAACGGCTGGAGGAAGTGGTGGCGCTGCTGCCGGGCGCCGAACGACCAACTATTCTGCCGCTGGCGGGCGATAAACAGCGGGTAGCGATGCACATGGTCAGCAGCGAAACCCTGTTCTGGGAAACCATGGAAAAACTGAAAGCGCTTGGCGCCAGCTCCATCCTGGTGCTGCCGATCGAGAAGATGATGGAGTAA
- the hisD gene encoding histidinol dehydrogenase produces MSFNTIIDWNSCSAAQQQQLLMRPAISASESISKTVAGILANVKENGDAALREYSAKFDKTTVTALKVSDEEIAAAGARLSDELKQAMAVAVNNIETFHNAQQLQVVDVETQPGVRCQQLTRPIASVGLYIPGGSAPLFSTVLMLATPARIAGCQEVVLCSPPPIADEILYAAQLCGVRNIFNVGGAQAIAAMAFGTESVAKVAKIFGPGNAFVTEAKRQVSQRLDGAAIDMPAGPSEVLVIADGGATPDFVASDLLSQAEHGPDSQVILLTPDADMGSRVAAAVERQLAALPRAETAREALSASRIIVARDLAQCVEISNQYGPEHLIIQTRNARELVDGITSAGSVFLGDWSPESAGDYASGTNHVLPTYGYTATCSSLGLADFQKRMTVQELTREGFAALAPTIEILAAAELLTAHKNAVTLRVAALKEQA; encoded by the coding sequence ATGAGCTTCAATACCATTATCGACTGGAATAGCTGCAGCGCCGCACAACAGCAACAACTCTTAATGCGCCCGGCGATTTCAGCTTCCGAGAGCATCAGCAAAACGGTAGCCGGGATCCTCGCTAACGTTAAAGAGAATGGCGATGCCGCTTTACGCGAATATAGCGCCAAATTCGATAAAACCACCGTCACGGCGCTGAAAGTATCTGACGAAGAAATTGCCGCTGCCGGCGCGCGTCTCAGCGACGAACTCAAACAAGCGATGGCGGTAGCGGTCAACAATATCGAGACCTTTCACAACGCGCAGCAGTTGCAGGTTGTCGATGTTGAAACCCAGCCCGGCGTACGCTGCCAGCAGCTTACCCGCCCTATCGCCTCCGTCGGCTTATATATTCCGGGCGGCTCGGCGCCGCTGTTTTCAACGGTGCTGATGCTGGCAACGCCAGCACGCATTGCCGGCTGTCAGGAAGTGGTGTTGTGTTCGCCGCCGCCGATTGCCGATGAAATTCTTTATGCGGCGCAGCTGTGCGGCGTGCGTAATATCTTTAACGTCGGCGGCGCGCAGGCTATCGCGGCAATGGCCTTCGGCACCGAATCGGTGGCGAAAGTCGCTAAAATCTTTGGCCCTGGCAACGCCTTCGTCACCGAGGCCAAGCGCCAGGTCAGCCAGCGCCTTGACGGCGCGGCTATCGACATGCCTGCCGGCCCGTCTGAAGTACTGGTGATTGCCGACGGCGGCGCGACGCCGGATTTCGTCGCCTCCGATTTACTCTCCCAGGCGGAACATGGCCCGGATTCCCAGGTTATCCTGCTGACCCCCGACGCCGACATGGGCTCCCGGGTCGCCGCTGCGGTTGAACGTCAGCTAGCGGCCCTGCCGCGTGCCGAAACCGCGCGTGAAGCGCTTTCCGCCAGCCGTATCATTGTCGCTCGCGATCTCGCGCAATGTGTAGAGATCTCAAATCAGTACGGACCGGAGCACCTGATTATCCAGACCCGCAACGCCCGTGAACTGGTTGACGGCATTACCAGCGCTGGTTCGGTATTCCTCGGCGACTGGTCGCCAGAATCGGCAGGTGATTACGCCTCCGGCACCAACCACGTGCTGCCGACCTACGGCTACACTGCCACCTGTTCCAGCCTCGGTCTGGCGGATTTCCAAAAGCGCATGACCGTACAGGAGCTGACGCGTGAAGGCTTCGCCGCCCTCGCCCCAACTATCGAGATCCTGGCCGCAGCCGAACTGCTGACCGCCCACAAAAACGCCGTGACGCTACGCGTAGCCGCCCTTAAGGAGCAAGCATGA
- the hisC gene encoding histidinol-phosphate transaminase translates to MSIEDLARANIRALTPYQSARRLGGKGDVWLNANEFPTAVEFQLTEQTLNRYPEPQPKAVIENYAHYAGVTPEQVLVSRGADEGIELLIRAFCEPGEDAVLYCPPTYGMYSVSAETIGVECRTVPTLADWQLDLPGIEANLTGVKVVFVCSPNNPTGQIINPQDFRALLEMTRGKAIVVADEAYIEFCPQASLAGWLNEYPHLVILRTLSKAFALAGLRCGFTLANAEVINVLLKVIAPYPLSTPVADIAAQALSPAGIAAMRARVAQILDERAYLVDALREIACVEQVFDSETNYLLARITASSAVFKSLWDQGIILRDQNKQPSLSGCLRITIGTRAESQRVIDALTAENV, encoded by the coding sequence ATGAGCATTGAAGACTTAGCCCGCGCCAATATCCGCGCGCTGACGCCGTATCAATCCGCCCGCCGTCTTGGGGGAAAAGGCGACGTGTGGTTGAACGCCAACGAATTCCCCACGGCCGTGGAATTCCAGCTAACCGAACAGACGCTGAACCGCTATCCGGAGCCGCAGCCGAAAGCGGTTATCGAAAACTACGCGCACTATGCTGGCGTAACACCAGAGCAGGTACTGGTGAGCCGTGGGGCTGACGAAGGTATCGAGTTATTGATCCGCGCTTTTTGCGAACCCGGCGAGGACGCGGTCCTTTATTGCCCGCCTACCTACGGTATGTATAGCGTCAGCGCCGAAACTATCGGCGTTGAGTGCCGCACGGTGCCGACGCTCGCCGACTGGCAGCTCGATTTACCGGGTATCGAAGCGAATCTCACCGGCGTGAAAGTGGTGTTTGTCTGCAGCCCAAATAATCCGACCGGGCAGATTATCAACCCGCAAGATTTCCGCGCCCTGCTGGAAATGACGCGCGGTAAAGCGATCGTGGTAGCGGATGAAGCCTATATTGAGTTCTGCCCGCAGGCGTCGCTCGCTGGTTGGCTAAATGAATACCCGCACCTGGTTATCCTGCGCACCTTATCGAAAGCCTTTGCGCTGGCGGGGTTGCGCTGCGGTTTTACGCTGGCTAACGCAGAGGTAATTAATGTACTGCTAAAAGTCATCGCACCTTATCCGCTCTCGACGCCGGTCGCCGATATCGCCGCCCAGGCGTTGAGCCCGGCAGGAATTGCCGCTATGCGCGCACGCGTGGCGCAGATCCTGGATGAACGCGCATACCTGGTCGATGCGCTGCGCGAGATCGCCTGCGTCGAACAGGTGTTCGATTCCGAGACCAACTACCTGCTGGCGCGGATAACCGCCTCCAGCGCGGTGTTTAAATCTTTGTGGGATCAGGGCATTATCTTACGTGACCAAAATAAACAACCCTCATTAAGCGGCTGTTTGCGTATCACTATCGGTACCCGTGCAGAGAGCCAGCGCGTGATTGACGCTTTGACTGCGGAGAATGTATGA